The Pungitius pungitius chromosome 14, fPunPun2.1, whole genome shotgun sequence genome contains the following window.
aggtggtCGAGGTAAGTAACTTTCCGTTTAACGGGACTGCGATATATATAGCCAatgtaggttgttgctgtaaaatTAAGAGTGTAAGTCCGCCGGACTGCAGCTATGAGAACATTAACACCCAAATCCACTGTGTTCAGgtgtctgagctgaaggaggtggtggtggcgagGGACCGCGTGCCACTGCAAAACATCACGTTGAAGCAGGtgggctttttaatgaatgcctataggtcactttgcatattgtcagcacagtaatacactatgtcattcacagggggaaacaaaggtGCCCGTGTCCCTCTGGAGGGAAACCGCCCTCCACTGCTGTGAGATCGGGAACGTCCTGAGAGTGTCCCACCTGAGAGGGTCGGAGTCCAATTATGGATTCCGGCTCCAAACAACGGTGGAGTCAGCAATTGAGGTATGCCTActaggctttttttctgctttttcttcatgtgttagtTACCTTGTTACGGttatcctcatcatcacaataaatatgataatgCATCAATTCAACAATGTATTTACGAAGCATGAAGCTGCATCAGATATTTTGTTGCGTATGCTATCAGTTTAATAGAACGTTTGTATGCTTGTGACCAAATACCTGCATGTCTTTCGCCAGGCGGTCAGTTCCAcggcagcggaggaggttgGAGTTTACGGGGCAACACCGGCACGCGGGGCTCCCGGAAGCCTAAAAGTGCTCCTGGAGGACGACAGGACGCTGTTCATCGAGGAGAGCAAGTGGCTGCCAATAGCTGCCATAATGGAAGCGCCACCCTTACCGGTCAAAATAACCGTTAAAGGCAACACCattgtcgccattgaagccatgcggaaggaggagtagctgtttgagtttctttttgttgttgctgtttttgctgttgttttaatgtgttcattaggaATCGGTTCTCCGTTGTTCAAATTAC
Protein-coding sequences here:
- the LOC119208977 gene encoding uncharacterized protein LOC119208977 isoform X1 is translated as MTRRRVDLLEHCRSRSGAKNPLLSILNRERMALRKVLSSKPQTPYFKPPAIHICVVALKDQHRVTRWDFQDGRAVAAVTKANAVMAISDGHSVAKVTLYEDLKAQVQEGASYVVRGYNLRGNSPPYAFNVSRETEFFRSSALVIDEKLQNEALRLINPRSPLTPLSTCRESAGLVTVEGEVVEVSNFPFNGTAIYIANVGCCCKIKSVSPPDCSYENINTQIHCVQVSELKEVVVARDRVPLQNITLKQGETKVPVSLWRETALHCCEIGNVLRVSHLRGSESNYGFRLQTTVESAIEAVSSTAAEEVGVYGATPARGAPGSLKVLLEDDRTLFIEESKWLPIAAIMEAPPLPVKITVKGNTIVAIEAMRKEE